Proteins encoded by one window of Natronomonas salsuginis:
- the pth2 gene encoding peptidyl-tRNA hydrolase Pth2, translating into MKQAIVARTDIGMGTGKLAAQVAHASLKAYENADSDAQRKWTSGGQKKIVLKGAGQKQLRELADRARQERLPYALVTDAGHTQLEPGTVTTLAVGPGPENIVDKVTGDLRLY; encoded by the coding sequence ATGAAACAGGCAATCGTCGCGCGGACGGACATCGGGATGGGGACGGGAAAGCTCGCGGCGCAGGTCGCACACGCCTCGTTGAAAGCGTACGAAAACGCCGACTCGGACGCCCAACGGAAGTGGACATCTGGCGGTCAAAAGAAGATCGTTCTGAAGGGAGCTGGTCAAAAGCAGCTTCGGGAACTCGCAGACAGGGCGCGTCAGGAGCGGCTCCCGTACGCGCTCGTGACCGACGCCGGTCACACGCAGCTCGAACCAGGGACCGTGACGACGCTCGCGGTCGGTCCGGGTCCCGAAAACATCGTCGACAAGGTGACCGGCGATCTGCGCCTCTATTGA
- a CDS encoding DUF5791 family protein: MLHEVDSPGDRTPTELYELYLEAMVDAITDHGVETAADRSDVDTARLRELLDGGRPELTLEEAASILALVDETIDAETIATIARDELLMGMTTAVLDVEAVESGLDGELEAREIQSKIEGRFPMTLREFALLYQYIDGAR; encoded by the coding sequence ATGCTCCACGAGGTTGACTCGCCGGGCGATCGAACGCCGACGGAACTCTACGAACTGTATCTCGAGGCGATGGTCGACGCGATCACCGACCATGGCGTCGAGACGGCCGCGGATCGATCCGATGTCGATACAGCGCGACTGCGCGAACTGCTCGACGGCGGCCGACCAGAGTTGACGCTCGAAGAGGCGGCATCGATCCTGGCGCTCGTTGACGAGACGATCGACGCGGAGACGATCGCGACGATCGCGAGGGACGAGTTGCTCATGGGGATGACGACGGCGGTTCTGGACGTCGAAGCCGTCGAGTCCGGCCTCGACGGTGAGCTCGAAGCCCGCGAGATACAGTCGAAGATCGAGGGGCGGTTCCCGATGACGCTGCGGGAGTTCGCGCTGCTGTATCAGTACATTGACGGGGCGCGGTGA
- a CDS encoding SDR family oxidoreductase encodes MRVGILGCGYVGLELARQLGREHDVIGVRRSGDGLAAVEETGADAIEADVTDPGSLGAIPDVDALVFSASSGGRGAAAAERVYVDGLRTVIETFGERDSVPDRLVYTSSTGVYGDHGGDWVDEETPLSPTTDKTRVLAEAERIARELAQEYDIDGAVARFAGLYGPGRYRLDRYLNGPVTEGYLNMIHRDDAAGIVRFLLESTDEKLLLAVDDEPVDKWTFADWLADECGVERPPKRTKADRLDDEGLTDAARRRILTSKRCSNERVRGLGYRFAYPTYREGYRAAIDAYRSDG; translated from the coding sequence ATGCGGGTGGGGATTCTCGGCTGCGGATACGTCGGACTCGAACTCGCTCGACAGCTCGGTCGCGAACACGACGTGATCGGCGTTCGACGGTCCGGGGACGGCCTCGCCGCCGTCGAGGAGACGGGCGCGGACGCGATCGAAGCCGACGTGACCGATCCGGGATCACTCGGTGCGATCCCGGACGTGGACGCGCTCGTCTTTTCGGCGTCATCGGGTGGTCGCGGGGCGGCCGCCGCCGAGCGCGTCTACGTCGATGGGCTCCGGACAGTCATCGAGACGTTCGGCGAACGAGACTCAGTCCCAGATCGGTTGGTGTACACCTCGAGTACGGGCGTGTACGGCGATCACGGCGGCGACTGGGTTGACGAGGAGACGCCGCTCTCGCCGACGACAGACAAGACGCGAGTGCTCGCCGAGGCCGAACGGATCGCCCGGGAGCTGGCGCAGGAGTACGACATCGATGGTGCAGTCGCGCGGTTCGCCGGACTCTACGGCCCGGGTCGGTACCGGTTGGATCGATACCTGAACGGGCCGGTAACGGAGGGATACCTGAACATGATTCACCGCGACGACGCCGCCGGTATCGTTCGGTTCCTGCTGGAGTCGACCGACGAGAAGCTGTTGTTGGCCGTCGACGACGAGCCGGTCGACAAGTGGACGTTCGCCGACTGGCTGGCCGACGAGTGCGGCGTCGAGCGTCCGCCAAAGCGGACGAAAGCGGATCGACTCGACGACGAAGGACTCACGGACGCCGCCCGGCGGCGAATCCTGACGAGCAAACGATGCTCGAACGAGCGGGTTCGCGGGCTGGGCTATCGGTTCGCGTACCCGACCTATCGGGAGGGCTACCGGGCGGCGATCGACGCGTATCGCAGCGATGGATGA
- a CDS encoding glycosyl transferase family 2 has protein sequence MEYVQEGIATLHDFGDASPAAPTDSATVVVPMTEREHAGLAAERVLSALEVVSPERVVVPLRASADRVEAVVEWLDGVDLPLSILWCDGPRLSELLSNADLNGTRGKGRDVWLALGVASDSEYVVVHDADAKSYDARHVPKLLFPLAHGKAFSKGYYARIENDRLYGRLFRLFYRPLIEAIRAERDAPVLEYLGAFRYALAGEFATTGRLARRLRIQRGWGLEVGTLGEAFRLVGADGSAQVDLGVHEHDHRAVSGPSGLTDMARQVGQTLFQALDENGVEPTYETLERRYRVAAERIVESYALDAVFNEFEYDQRDELAQIDAYADVIDSPGSDARLPAWDAAPIEPEAVASAALEDLSDVMDVDRRERRRPT, from the coding sequence ATGGAATACGTCCAAGAGGGTATCGCGACGCTCCACGACTTCGGCGACGCCAGCCCAGCCGCCCCGACGGACAGCGCGACTGTTGTCGTCCCGATGACAGAGCGAGAACACGCCGGATTGGCTGCCGAACGCGTTCTCTCGGCGCTCGAAGTCGTCTCCCCGGAGCGCGTTGTCGTTCCGCTACGCGCGTCTGCGGATCGAGTCGAAGCGGTCGTCGAGTGGCTCGACGGGGTCGATCTTCCGTTGTCGATACTGTGGTGTGACGGGCCGCGACTCTCGGAACTGCTTTCGAACGCCGATCTCAACGGAACGCGCGGGAAGGGCCGCGACGTGTGGCTTGCGCTCGGCGTCGCGAGCGACAGCGAGTACGTCGTCGTCCACGACGCCGATGCGAAAAGCTACGACGCGCGTCACGTCCCAAAACTTCTCTTCCCGCTCGCACACGGGAAGGCGTTCTCGAAGGGGTACTACGCTCGCATCGAGAACGATCGGCTGTACGGTCGGCTCTTCAGGCTGTTCTATCGGCCGTTGATCGAAGCGATACGGGCCGAACGCGACGCGCCGGTACTCGAGTACCTCGGCGCGTTTCGGTACGCGCTCGCCGGGGAGTTCGCCACGACCGGTCGGTTGGCACGCCGACTCCGTATCCAACGCGGCTGGGGATTAGAGGTCGGGACGCTCGGCGAGGCGTTTCGACTGGTAGGCGCGGATGGGTCGGCACAGGTCGATCTCGGCGTCCACGAACACGATCACCGCGCGGTCTCGGGACCGAGTGGACTCACGGATATGGCTCGACAGGTCGGGCAGACGCTTTTCCAAGCACTCGATGAGAACGGCGTCGAGCCGACGTACGAAACGCTCGAACGTCGATATCGCGTCGCGGCCGAACGGATCGTTGAGAGCTACGCGCTCGATGCCGTATTCAACGAATTCGAGTACGACCAACGGGACGAATTGGCACAGATCGATGCATACGCCGACGTGATCGATTCGCCGGGGAGCGATGCCAGACTTCCCGCGTGGGATGCCGCACCGATCGAACCGGAGGCTGTGGCGAGCGCGGCGCTCGAGGATCTCTCCGACGTGATGGACGTCGACCGGCGCGAGCGACGGCGACCGACGTAG
- a CDS encoding NADH:flavin oxidoreductase/NADH oxidase yields the protein MHLFTPFECRDVTARNRVMVSPMCQYSCEDEDGLATDWHLVHLGSRATGGAGIVMTEATAVEPRGRISPQDLGIWSDEHAEALRPITEYIESQGATSAIQLAHAGRKASAFRPSDGGGPVHGDSGWTPVGPTDEPWPYDEPLETEGLDAEGIEDIEQNFVDAAIRAVDVGFDIIELHAAHGYLLHEFLSPVTNTREDEYGGSFENRTRLVKEIVADVRDVIPEGMPLFVRVSATDWFPDRESWTVEDSTELAGELQSLGVDLVDVSAGAIHPDQQVPSTGPHYQVPYAEQVAESGIPVGTVGAITTPEGADEIIRNGRADLAILGREHLRDPYFAVHAAQELGRDGPVPRQYHRAF from the coding sequence ATGCATCTGTTCACTCCGTTCGAGTGTCGGGACGTAACCGCCAGAAACCGCGTGATGGTGTCGCCGATGTGTCAGTATTCTTGTGAGGACGAAGACGGCCTCGCGACTGATTGGCACCTAGTTCACCTCGGCAGTCGGGCAACCGGTGGCGCCGGCATCGTGATGACCGAGGCGACCGCGGTCGAACCGCGCGGGCGGATCTCTCCGCAGGATCTCGGTATCTGGAGCGACGAACACGCCGAGGCGCTGCGACCGATAACGGAGTACATCGAATCTCAGGGCGCGACCTCTGCGATCCAACTCGCTCACGCCGGCCGAAAGGCATCGGCGTTCAGACCGTCCGACGGCGGCGGCCCGGTCCACGGCGACTCGGGGTGGACGCCTGTGGGTCCGACCGACGAGCCGTGGCCGTACGACGAACCGCTCGAAACCGAAGGGCTCGACGCTGAGGGAATCGAAGACATCGAACAGAACTTCGTCGACGCCGCTATCCGAGCTGTCGACGTCGGCTTCGATATCATCGAACTGCACGCGGCCCACGGCTATCTACTCCACGAGTTCCTCTCGCCGGTGACGAACACCCGCGAGGACGAATACGGCGGCAGTTTCGAGAATCGGACCCGACTCGTTAAAGAGATCGTCGCCGACGTTCGCGACGTGATCCCGGAGGGAATGCCGCTCTTCGTCCGCGTTTCCGCGACCGACTGGTTCCCCGACCGCGAGTCGTGGACCGTCGAGGATTCGACCGAACTCGCCGGCGAACTGCAGTCGCTCGGCGTCGATCTCGTCGACGTGAGCGCCGGTGCGATCCATCCGGACCAACAGGTTCCGTCGACGGGCCCACATTATCAGGTTCCCTACGCCGAGCAGGTCGCCGAAAGCGGCATACCGGTCGGCACTGTCGGTGCCATCACGACCCCCGAGGGCGCGGACGAGATCATCCGCAACGGTCGCGCCGATCTCGCGATCCTCGGCCGCGAACATCTCCGCGATCCCTACTTCGCGGTCCACGCCGCACAGGAACTCGGGCGCGACGGCCCCGTTCCGAGACAGTACCACCGCGCGTTCTGA